In a genomic window of Nodularia sp. LEGE 06071:
- a CDS encoding tetratricopeptide repeat protein, with protein MSESLPIRDRYLAFIDEIIESTLKGKISSVEMVYQMLQKNLISGTGEVFELVLSDRLSSIQSQVDGETDELKQAKANRKLRAIKTIQSQWQRYSQQNQATEAIASAVREITTASTDERLTIFLRVIDPNQKHPPNVQQLQQLAKALQQFAQVDPDLPEISQGITRGLATWQRLQEHLVSWMYEKNQQLGFGGVPGESGPWATWAKQINSNVPQSLFRALAMGESAIEFAEKQSNITLSDWVEIALILQYLQRGLVNWFDQQAYNIQAGSKMSISTFLTFAVIWSQLASGFQSRAAYSNGCSQIMLQILRTFAQRPYFPLYGGIFASFAGNSLRDALDYLDEPLRRVEGTQEKARILTLLGYSQRALGQYQRSINFHQQALEIARNAGDRPCEIANLNHLSRTYVQEKNYTEAINNSQRALMLSRQTGERTAEANALVNLGYSEVMQAQKLEQVETEVYETAINYLKQGLKLSEQLGDIQSQALCFNSLGIAYLVIGQSQAAIPYLENGFKTAQVSGDLYLQGRNLAYLSEAYYNLQNSEKAIYTGGLGMYLLEQIASNEWRQSAGLLTILQGQMGAEAFQSLLQQHRPKMIAIIGVDGYDYIPKLLEIYKESI; from the coding sequence TAGAGATGGTGTACCAAATGCTGCAAAAAAATCTAATTTCCGGGACTGGGGAAGTCTTTGAATTAGTTTTGAGCGATCGCCTCAGTAGCATTCAAAGCCAAGTGGATGGTGAAACCGACGAACTCAAGCAAGCCAAAGCCAACCGGAAATTGAGAGCGATTAAAACCATTCAAAGCCAATGGCAAAGATATTCTCAGCAAAATCAAGCTACAGAAGCGATCGCCTCAGCCGTTAGAGAAATTACTACAGCTTCTACAGATGAACGTCTGACTATATTTTTACGTGTGATCGACCCCAATCAGAAGCACCCGCCGAATGTTCAACAACTACAACAGTTAGCCAAAGCTTTACAACAATTTGCTCAGGTAGATCCAGATTTACCAGAAATATCCCAAGGAATTACCCGTGGTTTAGCCACTTGGCAAAGACTACAAGAACACTTGGTCAGCTGGATGTATGAAAAAAATCAGCAATTGGGTTTTGGTGGCGTTCCCGGAGAAAGTGGCCCTTGGGCAACTTGGGCAAAGCAGATTAATAGTAATGTCCCCCAATCCCTGTTTCGCGCCTTAGCAATGGGAGAATCTGCCATTGAATTTGCCGAAAAACAAAGCAATATTACCCTGAGTGACTGGGTAGAAATAGCATTAATTTTACAATACCTGCAACGAGGTTTAGTCAACTGGTTCGACCAACAAGCCTACAACATCCAAGCCGGCTCAAAAATGTCAATTTCCACATTCTTGACCTTTGCAGTGATTTGGAGTCAGTTAGCCAGTGGTTTCCAGAGTAGAGCCGCATACAGTAATGGCTGTTCTCAAATTATGCTCCAGATTTTACGCACCTTTGCTCAACGTCCATATTTTCCGCTTTATGGCGGTATTTTCGCCTCTTTTGCCGGAAATTCTCTACGGGATGCCCTAGATTATCTCGATGAGCCATTGCGACGAGTAGAGGGAACCCAAGAAAAAGCCAGAATCCTTACACTGTTAGGCTATTCACAGCGTGCATTAGGGCAGTATCAGCGTTCTATCAACTTTCATCAGCAAGCTTTGGAGATAGCGAGAAACGCAGGCGATCGCCCCTGTGAAATTGCCAATCTCAACCACCTCAGCCGTACCTATGTACAAGAAAAAAATTATACTGAAGCGATTAATAATAGTCAACGCGCCTTAATGCTGAGTCGGCAAACAGGAGAACGCACAGCAGAAGCCAATGCCCTCGTAAACTTAGGTTACAGCGAAGTCATGCAGGCGCAAAAGCTGGAACAAGTAGAAACAGAAGTCTATGAAACAGCTATTAACTATTTAAAACAAGGGCTAAAGTTATCAGAACAATTAGGAGATATTCAAAGCCAAGCTTTATGTTTTAATAGTTTAGGAATTGCCTATCTAGTTATAGGTCAATCACAAGCAGCAATTCCCTATTTAGAAAATGGTTTTAAAACAGCCCAAGTATCCGGAGACTTATATCTTCAAGGGCGAAATTTAGCTTATTTATCAGAAGCTTATTATAACTTACAAAACTCAGAAAAAGCTATTTATACTGGTGGCTTAGGAATGTATCTGTTAGAGCAAATTGCTTCTAATGAATGGCGACAATCAGCAGGTTTACTGACAATTTTACAAGGACAAATGGGAGCCGAAGCTTTCCAAAGTTTATTACAGCAACATCGCCCGAAAATGATTGCGATTATTGGTGTAGATGGATATGATTACATTCCCAAATTATTGGAAATTTACAAAGAAAGTATTTGA